GTGGTGCGCGCCGGGATCCGCTTCGTGCCCGAGGGCCGGGAGCTGTTCCCGTCGCTCACCGTCTGGGACAACCTCGTACTCGGCCGGTATGCGAAGGGAAGGACGTGGCGCGTCGGCCTCGAGGAAGCGGCCGAGGGCGTCTTCGCCTTGTTTCCCATGCTTCGGGACCGGCGGCGACAGCTGGCCGGCACGCTCTCCGGGGGCCAGGGACAGATGCTCGCCATCGGCCGGGCGCTCATGAGCACGCCGAGGCTGCTGATGCTCGACGAACCATCCCTTGGCCTCGCGCCCCAGGTCGCGGCAGAGATCATGGACCGGCTTGTGGCATTGCGGTCCAGGGGTCTCACGATCATCCTTGTGGAACAAAACGCTCGGGCCGCGCTGGAGATCGCGGACCGCGGGTACGTGCTCGAAACGGGCCAGGTGGCTATCACCGGGCCCGGTCGCGACCTGCTCGCCGATCCCGAGATCACCAACGCCTACCTCGGTCGCGCGGTTGAAGCGGCGCCCACCGTCGCGGCCGCCGCCGGCCCGACCCACGTCGTC
This bacterium DNA region includes the following protein-coding sequences:
- a CDS encoding ATP-binding cassette domain-containing protein, with translation VVRAGIRFVPEGRELFPSLTVWDNLVLGRYAKGRTWRVGLEEAAEGVFALFPMLRDRRRQLAGTLSGGQGQMLAIGRALMSTPRLLMLDEPSLGLAPQVAAEIMDRLVALRSRGLTIILVEQNARAALEIADRGYVLETGQVAITGPGRDLLADPEITNAYLGRAVEAAPTVAAAAGPTHVVKTESHEEGRT